Proteins encoded by one window of Cloeon dipterum chromosome 2, ieCloDipt1.1, whole genome shotgun sequence:
- the LOC135935538 gene encoding neuropeptide Y receptor type 5-like isoform X2, which produces MAKSPQCTVEELNHLNSSIASIEKKYNMDPSFSDVNFSSCNSTLQAQGLEFDMFNFSIAEVCSILKAQQQDNSHMSPVAESIFMVVYAVLIMTGLATNVAVIFAIARRSKIQTPRNLYIINLTVSDISLCLVCMPFTLVNLISKQWTMGETLCKLVPTLQGANIMVSTTTISTIAIDRYINIVRHTPLHAGAVIDRSQKRRVVFSLAFVWILSLVSVLPFIFYQKVADFKVVDSLVLYKICIEVWPSVMLKRAYFGYILLMMYFIPIVVLSVVHTSIAKFLQKHATWQNVVQDAGSSADVQNVVSGRVTREMVRNRKTTTILFVIAALFAVSWLPHYILSIIVEVNPLFFPTEKLYIATAICHAIAMSTAITNPIVYGWMNTNIRRELIAMLPSALIRCCCKKLSNDRKQRSGADLILRSGQEVRPSSMNPFGENTSEIEQRIVVHGSSKEDRPTMLMVPRGPLTSSATRATASTQLVSDL; this is translated from the exons ATGGCTAAGAGCCCACAGTGCACAGTCGAG gaaCTGAACCATTTGAACTCATCAATTGCCTCTATCGAGAAAAAGTACAACATGGATCCCAGCTTCTCAGACGTGAATTTCTCTTCGTGCAACTCAACTCTCCAAGCTCAAGGACTAGAATTTGACATGTTCAACTTCAGTATAGCCGAG GTTTGCAGCATTCTGaaagcacagcagcaggacAACAGCCACATGAGCCCGGTCGCAGAGTCGATTTTCATGGTGGTGTACGCGGTGCTGATTATGACGGGTCTGGCGACGAACGTGGCGGTAATTTTCGCCATCGCGCGTCGCTCCAAAATCCAAACGCCCCGCAACCTGTACATCATCAACCTGACTGTTTCCGACATCAGCCTTTGTCTCGTGTGCATGCCCTTTACACTCGTCAACTTGATCAGCAAACAATGGACCATGGGCGAGACTCTGTGCAAACTCGTTCCTACACTCCAG GGTGCTAATATCATGGTATCGACGACGACCATCTCCACGATCGCCATAGACCGCTACATCAACATCGTCCGCCACACCCCGTTGCACGCCGGAGCCGTTATCGACAGATCGCAGAAACGCAGAGTCGTCTTCTCGCTCGCATTC GTTTGGATCCTGTCATTGGTATCGGTGCTGCCTTTTATCTTCTACCAGAAGGTGGCGGACTTCAAAGTAGTCGATAGCCTGGTGctgtacaaaatttgcatcgaGGTGTGGCCGTCGGTGATGCTGAAGCGGGCCTACTTCGGCTACATCCTGCTGATGATGTACTTCATCCCGATCGTGGTGCTCTCCGTGGTGCACACCAGCATTGCCAAGTTCCTCCAGAAACACGCAACTTGGCAGAACGTGGTGCAGGATGCGGGCAGCTCGGCCGACGTGCAAAACGTCGTCTCAGGTCGCGTTACCAGGGAGATGGTGCGCAACAGGAAGACGACCACCATCCTCTTCGTCATTGCC GCTTTGTTCGCGGTGAGCTGGCTGCCGCACTACATCCTTTCCATCATAGTAGAGGTGAATCCGCTGTTCTTCCCGACGGAAAAGCTGTACATCGCCACCGCGATTTGCCATGCGATCGCGATGAGCACCGCTATTACCAACCCCATCGTCTACGGCTGGATGAACACCAACATTCGCCGCGAATTGATTGCGATGCTGCCGTCGGCCTTgattcgctgctgctgcaaaaagcTCTCAAACGATAG GAAGCAGCGGAGCGGGGCGGACCTGATTTTGCGGAGCGGGCAGGAAGTCCGGCCGAGCAGTATGAACCCATTCGGCGAGAACACCTCGGAAATCGAGCAAAGGATCGTGGTGCACGGCTCGAGCAAAGAGGACAGGCCGACGATGCTGATGGTGCCACGCGGCCCGTTAACCAGCTCGGCCACCAGGGCCACGGCCTCCACGCAGCTAGTGTCGGATCTTTAA
- the MFS3 gene encoding sialin has translation MEAPDSSVSRSGGCRFPAWLPARYIFAVLGSIGFAIIYGLKVNLSVCIVAMINSTALMATSEHHAAVSELHNISTAAAAGPELCMYPEDELAAGGAKGGFDDGKYVWNERIQGLVLGSYFWGYLVTQVPGGRLAEIFGGKWVMWGAVMVNALFTVLTPLAADIGYAALIGARVIEGLGSGVTFPAMHVMIAKWTPPFERSKISAIVYAGTALGTVISMPMSGLIAGWIGWAAVFYIMGGLSLIWCVIWPLIIYDSPETHPLITEEERSMIVTSLAGDDPKKKHSANAAVPWRAVLTSGPFIAILVAHFCSNFGWYMLLIELPSYMKQVLRFDIQQNAGLSALPFFTMWLFGLLFSNRLDWARSQGYLTTTTARKFATSVASVIPAACLIGVCIAGCNRTGAVAFMTVGITAIAGMFSGFLANHIDISPNYAGTLMALTNMAATIPGFIVPVFVGELTHGNQSLGQWQIIFFTTVGFYVVEVVVYVLLGSGDTQPWNDQKEKYEDKAAGDGEMEAAQL, from the exons ATGGAAGCGCCTGACAGCAGTGTGAGTCGCTCCGGTGGCTGCAGATTTCCAG CATGGCTACCGGCGAGGTACATTTTTGCGGTGCTCGGCTCGATCGGCTTTGCCATTATCTACGGACTGAAGGTGAACCTGAGCGTGTGCATCGTGGCTATGATCAACAGCACTGCCCTGATGGCGACTTCGGAGCACCACGCTGCCGTTTCCGAGCTGCACAACATCTCGACCGCTGCCGCAGCCGGCCCTGAACTGTGCATGTACCCTGAGGACGAACTAGCGGCGGGTGGCGCCAAAGGTGGATTTGAT GATGGCAAGTACGTGTGGAACGAGCGGATCCAGGGTTTGGTGCTGGGCTCCTACTTCTGGGGCTACCTGGTGACACAGGTGCCCGGTGGTCGGCTAGCGGAAATATTTGGCGGCAAGTGGGTCATGTGGGGCGCCGTGATGGTGAACGCCCTTTTCACCGTACTGACCCCGCTGGCCGCAGACATCGGTTATGCAGCACTCATCGGGGCCAGGGTGATCGAAGGCCTCGGCTCG GGTGTTACGTTCCCAGCGATGCACGTAATGATTGCCAAGTGGACGCCACCATTCGAGAGGAGCAAAATTTCAGCCATCGTGTACGCCGGCACTGCCCTGGGCACCGTCATTTCCATGCCCATGTCCGGCCTGATCGCCGGCTGGATCGGCTGGGCGGCCGTCTTCTACATCATGGGTGGCCTTTCGCTCATCTGGTGCGTCATCTGGCCCCTGATCATCTACGACTCACCTGAAACCCACCCTCTCATCACTGAG gaGGAACGAAGCATGATTGTCACGTCCTTAGCTGGAGACGATCCGAAGAAGAAGCACTCTGCAAATGCAGCAGTGCCGTGGCGCGCGGTGCTCACTTCTGGCCCCTTCATCGCCATCCTGGTGGCCCACTTCTGCAGCAACTTCGGCTGGTACATGCTGCTCATCGAGCTGCCCTCGTATATGAAACAAGTGCTCCGCTTCGATATTCAACAG AACGCCGGGCTGTCAGCTTTGCCGTTTTTCACCATGTGGCTTTTCGGCCTTTTGTTCAGCAACCGGCTCGACTGGGCTCGCTCGCAGGGCTACCTGACCACAACAACCGCCCGTAAATTTGCCACCAGCGTCG CTTCAGTGATTCCGGCCGCTTGCCTGATCGGTGTGTGCATCGCTGGCTGCAACCGCACCGGGGCCGTCGCCTTCATGACCGTTGGTATCACCGCCATCGCCGGGATGTTCTCTGGATTCCTCGCTAATCATATCGATATCTCCCCAAACTACGCAG GAACGCTGATGGCTTTGACCAACATGGCAGCTACCATACCAGGCTTCATCGTGCCTGTCTTTGTTGGCGAATTGACACACGGAAAC CAAAGTTTGGGCCAGTGGCAGATAATTTTCTTCACCACGGTCGGATTCTACGTGGTGGAGGTTGTTGTGTACGTTCTGCTGGGCTCGGGCGATACGCAACCTTGGAACGACCAGAAGGAGAAATACGAAGACAAAGCAGCCGGCGACGGCGAAATGGAAGCTGCACAGCtataa
- the LOC135935405 gene encoding uncharacterized protein LOC135935405: protein MGRQCEACDWNRRAAKTEAKQARLPEQCRGPLTACRFTVAYTREVVVGVGPQTYRTEHLNSAFGDTLNKVTSTRGFALGARLAPRFAATAVKRTPVHANKQAAVFSAKMELTGVRQNAQPFNSGASRPPIFAIVTGPGPGAYETRLQHVSKRIPFQTHLGHGRTITAPVRVICNKGVPVRCRSCDASVNEDFWIAKGRFVCNECKARQQQNVVFVKARDCREDHRHEGTEAAVRLRPRDCEKKAKFREAYLELYFS, encoded by the exons ATGGGGCGGCAGTGCGAGGCGTGCGACTGGAACAGACGAGCGGCCAAAACGGAGGCCAAACAGGCCAGGCTGCCCGAGCAGTGCAGGGGCCCGTTGACGGCCTGCAGGTTCACCGTAGCGTACACCAGAGAGGTGGTGGTTGGCGTCGGTCCACAGACCTACCGCACTGAACACCTCAATTCGGCCTTTGGCGACACCCTCAACAAG GTTACAAGCACGCGGGGATTCGCGCTGGGAGCGAGACTCGCGCCGAGGTTCGCCGCGACTGCGGTGAAAAGGACGCCTGTGCACGCGAATAAGCAGGCAGCAGTCTTTTCGGCCAAGATGGAATTAACGGGCGTCAGACAGAATGCCCAACCATTCAACTCGGGAGCAAGCAGACCGCCTATCTTCGCCATCGTAACGGGACCCGG tccCGGCGCGTACGAGACGCGGCTGCAGCATGTGTCGAAGCGGATTCCGTTCCAGACGCACCTGGGCCACGGGCGGACGATCACGGCGCCGGTGCGCGTCATCTGCAACAAAGGCGTGCCGGTGCGGTGCCGCAGTTGTGACGCCAGCGTCAACGAGGACTTCTGGATCGCCAAGGGCCGCTTTGTGTGCAACGAGTGTAAGGCGAGACAGCAGCAGAACGTGGTGTTTGTGAAAGCGCGCGACTGCCGCGAGGACCACCGACACGAGGGCACCGAGGCAGCCGTCCGACTCAGGCCCAGGGACTGCGAGAAAAAGGCCAAATTCAGAGAGGCCTACCTTGAACTCTACTTCAGCTAG
- the LOC135935538 gene encoding neuropeptide Y receptor type 5-like isoform X1: MAKSPQCTVEELNHLNSSIASIEKKYNMDPSFSDVNFSSCNSTLQAQGLEFDMFNFSIAEVCSILKAQQQDNSHMSPVAESIFMVVYAVLIMTGLATNVAVIFAIARRSKIQTPRNLYIINLTVSDISLCLVCMPFTLVNLISKQWTMGETLCKLVPTLQGANIMVSTTTISTIAIDRYINIVRHTPLHAGAVIDRSQKRRVVFSLAFVWILSLVSVLPFIFYQKVADFKVVDSLVLYKICIEVWPSVMLKRAYFGYILLMMYFIPIVVLSVVHTSIAKFLQKHATWQNVVQDAGSSADVQNVVSGRVTREMVRNRKTTTILFVIAQALFAVSWLPHYILSIIVEVNPLFFPTEKLYIATAICHAIAMSTAITNPIVYGWMNTNIRRELIAMLPSALIRCCCKKLSNDRKQRSGADLILRSGQEVRPSSMNPFGENTSEIEQRIVVHGSSKEDRPTMLMVPRGPLTSSATRATASTQLVSDL; the protein is encoded by the exons ATGGCTAAGAGCCCACAGTGCACAGTCGAG gaaCTGAACCATTTGAACTCATCAATTGCCTCTATCGAGAAAAAGTACAACATGGATCCCAGCTTCTCAGACGTGAATTTCTCTTCGTGCAACTCAACTCTCCAAGCTCAAGGACTAGAATTTGACATGTTCAACTTCAGTATAGCCGAG GTTTGCAGCATTCTGaaagcacagcagcaggacAACAGCCACATGAGCCCGGTCGCAGAGTCGATTTTCATGGTGGTGTACGCGGTGCTGATTATGACGGGTCTGGCGACGAACGTGGCGGTAATTTTCGCCATCGCGCGTCGCTCCAAAATCCAAACGCCCCGCAACCTGTACATCATCAACCTGACTGTTTCCGACATCAGCCTTTGTCTCGTGTGCATGCCCTTTACACTCGTCAACTTGATCAGCAAACAATGGACCATGGGCGAGACTCTGTGCAAACTCGTTCCTACACTCCAG GGTGCTAATATCATGGTATCGACGACGACCATCTCCACGATCGCCATAGACCGCTACATCAACATCGTCCGCCACACCCCGTTGCACGCCGGAGCCGTTATCGACAGATCGCAGAAACGCAGAGTCGTCTTCTCGCTCGCATTC GTTTGGATCCTGTCATTGGTATCGGTGCTGCCTTTTATCTTCTACCAGAAGGTGGCGGACTTCAAAGTAGTCGATAGCCTGGTGctgtacaaaatttgcatcgaGGTGTGGCCGTCGGTGATGCTGAAGCGGGCCTACTTCGGCTACATCCTGCTGATGATGTACTTCATCCCGATCGTGGTGCTCTCCGTGGTGCACACCAGCATTGCCAAGTTCCTCCAGAAACACGCAACTTGGCAGAACGTGGTGCAGGATGCGGGCAGCTCGGCCGACGTGCAAAACGTCGTCTCAGGTCGCGTTACCAGGGAGATGGTGCGCAACAGGAAGACGACCACCATCCTCTTCGTCATTGCC CAGGCTTTGTTCGCGGTGAGCTGGCTGCCGCACTACATCCTTTCCATCATAGTAGAGGTGAATCCGCTGTTCTTCCCGACGGAAAAGCTGTACATCGCCACCGCGATTTGCCATGCGATCGCGATGAGCACCGCTATTACCAACCCCATCGTCTACGGCTGGATGAACACCAACATTCGCCGCGAATTGATTGCGATGCTGCCGTCGGCCTTgattcgctgctgctgcaaaaagcTCTCAAACGATAG GAAGCAGCGGAGCGGGGCGGACCTGATTTTGCGGAGCGGGCAGGAAGTCCGGCCGAGCAGTATGAACCCATTCGGCGAGAACACCTCGGAAATCGAGCAAAGGATCGTGGTGCACGGCTCGAGCAAAGAGGACAGGCCGACGATGCTGATGGTGCCACGCGGCCCGTTAACCAGCTCGGCCACCAGGGCCACGGCCTCCACGCAGCTAGTGTCGGATCTTTAA
- the LOC135935403 gene encoding C2 domain-containing protein 3: MWPRSRFASSSQDRTSVWSDYMEKPAENEVVELEDLVTDDDVEGQSDQFKILNYLMGKPLSPSEEAEVLQSLQNTNAACIEDLLQIINEDSGESRSDPIETGPKITFADSVEHTPSPSLTVVACMRLKLATLELSPDGLEVCQAMKQGARTTSLLFLAEYLPPRSCINNTPVRLSSKRICNNVITFEQEKLHSCESNKPLEFTILIKKSGCMESVFGVACFDWTKVLLSSNMCDVSLIVTHPSKNTVLGKLKIRIQIGDEHSIMKQPPKDVGALRRLDVERRGVEQLVIVPVVEEEKREKNKSHSIQPQSLLLRCLFSATSSRGFAADNIFLVLKAFWLGEDCKSCIFSSKENDVNFNVSAPVFLSPYLLNRCKGNNAILEVWNATVEGDQLVGITLLPLHTFYLAYHDSLVTKTLLDCKLPVISVDNWLQVVSTKSGSQVGEVMCLLTFGSDEQVTQLEIKRGLRNCDKDPAPVSQEPSPSTLAFTEATTSVHCLSVSVLKLNGVFGAKVDAECFVECNIPDENGSLKKVTSSCTACGVESKLSSTLEYQAILPVGNCLSKFFSSLSKDCLTFEIFCKISSPRLKNIKVAEAHMPLSDLEFLEDQFSISEQPAFLSLALPVKIEGEKMPRLITNDHGTLVVRLEYSKAAKEALISTEDDRSSVATQTDESEKENGEQLWSTTLLSQLQKLRVSKTSATSKENTPKKTFRCHVKVEKAIQLPYTKTTTDTAITHSEPCTYVSISNVGDAKVSPVVLYSIDPAWNWSCELELPAHLLLEGSENLVLKVWQLPSCTDTPNTKSNTILCFAAVQIADLKYGLPKISGWFNLVNYSGKYCGKIYMSITPLESLPELMFPQRGVAKQNPFVLPLAASASIRPIEPPAPGKPNPFIDLSSSVMESTLRKQLMDFDELTTQLKENISDLRVELAPTAPGSAKAASESEEKGSCGSEASEEESSTDTVDSDVAKLLAKFDLETLHKIVEQLDDEVNKMNHGSKPDYVCSTKVAEQQSMPPRDSDSLVPPIEADRASIGSHSDSGISNSARKRHLQQ; encoded by the exons ATGTGGCCGAGAAGTCGCTTTGCGTCCAGCAGCCAGGACAGGACCAGCGTGTGGAGCGACTACATGGAGAAGCCGGCCGAAAATGAGGTCGTCGAACTGGAGGACCTCGTCACCGACGACGACGTTGAGGGTCAGAGCGATCAGTTCAAAATCCTAAACTACCTCATGG GCAAACCCTTGTCCCCATCGGAAGAGGCTGAAGTGCTGCAGTCTCTGCAGAACACCAATGCTGCCTGCATCGAAGACCTTTTGCAGATAATTAATGAAGACTCAGGCGAGTCGAGAAGCGACCCAATTGAGACTGGGCCTAAGATAACGTTTGCGGACAGTGTCGAACA CACTCCATCTCCATCCCTGACGGTAGTGGCTTGCATGAGGCTAAAGCTGGCCACTCTGGAACTCAGTCCGGACGGTCTGGAAGTGTGTCAGGCAATGAAGCAAGGCGCTAGAACCACCAGCCTGCTCTTTTTGGCTGAGTACTTGCCTCCCCGCAGCTGCATCAACAACACGCCTGTCCGTTTATCTTCAAAGAGAATTTGCAACAacg TGATTACATTTGAGCAAGAGAAGCTGCACAGTTGTGAGTCAAACAAGCCTCTGGAATTCACGATTTTGATCAAGAAGTCGGGCTGCATGGAGTCGGTGTTTGGCGTCGCTTGTTTCGATTGGACAAAAGTATTACTCAGCAGCAACATGTGCGACGTCAGCCTCATTGTAACGCACCCTTCGAAAAACACAGTCTTGGGAAAGCTGAAGATTCGCATCCAAATTGGTGACGAGCATTCAATAATGAAGCAACCGCCAAAAGATGTCGGCGCTCTGAGGAGACTTGACGTCGAAAGGCGCGGGGTGGAGCAGCTGGTAATCGTGCCAGTTGTGGAAGAGGAGAAGAGGGAAAAGAACAAATCCCATTCAATACAGCCTCAG agCCTTCTCCTGCGGTGTTTGTTTTCCGCCACATCCAGTCGAGGCTTCGCTGCCGACAATATATTTCTAGTGCTGAAAGCTTTTTGGCTTGGCGAAGATTGCAAAAGTTGTATATTTTCCAGTAAAGAAAATgacgtaaattttaatgtg AGCGCGCCTGTATTTTTATCGCCTTATTTGCTGAACCGGTGCAAAGGAAACAACGCCATTCTCGAAGTCTGGAACGCAACCGTCGAAGGAGACCAACTTGTCGGGATCACCTTGCTTCCTCTGCACACATTTTATCTTGCCTATCATGACAGTCTCGTTACAAAAACCCTTTTAGACTGCAAG ttaccTGTAATATCTGTTGACAATTGGCTGCAAGTAGTTTCAACAAAAAGTGGCAGTCAGGTTGGAGAAGTCATGTGTCTTTTGACCTTTGGCTCAGATGAGCAAGTCACACAACTGGAAATAAAACGTGGTCTCAGAAACTGCGACAAAGATCCGGCGCCAGTAAGCCAAGAGCCATCG CCTTCTACCCTTGCATTTACGGAAGCAACAACCAGCGTGCACTGTTTGAGCGTCTCAGTTTTGAAGCTGAATGGTGTTTTTGGAGCCAAAGTCGATGCTGAGTGTTTTGTGGAGTGCAACATACCAGACGAAAATG GTTCGCTAAAGAAGGTGACGTCATCATGCACAGCTTGCGGCGTGGAGTCGAAACTGAGCAGCACTCTAGAGTACCAAGCCATTCTTCCCGTTGGAAATTGCCTTTCAAAGTTTTTCAGTAGCTTAAGTAAAGACTGCCTCACTTTTgagattttctgcaaaatcagTTCACCCAGGttaaaaaacatcaaagtCGCGGAG GCGCACATGCCGCTCTCGGACCTTGAATTCCTTGAAGACCAATTTTCCATCAGCGAACAGCCCGCGTTCCTCAGCTTGGCGCTGCCGGTTAAAATCGAAGGAGAAAAAATGCCGAGACTGATCACCAACGACCACGGCACCCTCGTCGTCCGCCTCGAGTACAGCAAAGCGGCCAAAGAGGCCTTGATTTCAACCGAAGACGACCGTTCTTCAGTGGCCACACAGACCGACGAGTCAGAGAAGGAGAACGGCGAGCAGCTGTGGAGCACAACGCTACTGTCGCAATTGCAGAAGCTGCGCGTGTCCAAGACCAGTGCAACCTCGAAGGAGAACACGCCGAAGAAGACATTCCGGTGCCACGTAAAGGTGGAGAAGGCGATCCAGCTGCCGTACACCAAGACCACCACCGACACGGCCATCACGCACTCAGAACCCTGCACTTACGTCTCCATCTCCAATGTAGGGGACGCCAAAGTCAGTCCTGTTGTTCTCTATTCCATTGACCCCGCCTGGAACTGGAGCTGTGAACTCGAGCTGCCAGCACACCTGTTGCTAGAg GGTAGCGAAAATCTGGTCCTGAAAGTGTGGCAGCTGCCCAGTTGCACCGACACCCCCAACACAAAGTCCAACACCATTCTGTGCTTTGCCGCTGTGCAAATCGCGGACCTCAAGTACGGACTGCCCAAGATCTCCGGCTGGTTCAACCTGGTCAACTACTCGGGCAAATACTGCGGGAAAATTTAC ATGTCCATAACACCATTGGAAAGTTTGCCAGAGCTGATGTTTCCTCAAAGAGGAGTCGCGAAGCAAAACCCCTTTGTCCTGCCTTTAGCTGCAAGTGCTTCCATCCGCCCCATTGAACCTCCAGCGCCAGGCAAACCTAATCCTTTCATCGATCTTTCTTCATCTGTTATGGAGTCAACTTTAAg AAAGCAACTGATGGACTTTGACGAGTTGACGACGCAGCTGAAGGAAAACATAAGCGACCTGAGGGTAGAACTGGCCCCCACAGCGCCGGGAAGTGCAAAAGCCGCCTCAGAAAGCGAGGAAAAAGGCAGTTGCGGTAGCGAGGCGAGCGAGGAGGAAAGCTCAACAGACACAGTCGACTCCGATGTGGCCAAGCTGCTGGCCAAGTTCGACCTGGAGACGCTGCACAAGATCGTGGAGCAACTGGATGACGAGGTGAACAAAATGAACCACGGCAGCAAGCCAGACTATGTGTGTTCGACGAAAGTGGCCGAGCAGCAGTCGATGCCGCCACGGGACAGTGACTCGTTGGTGCCGCCAATCGAGGCTGACCGCGCCTCCATCGGAAGCCACTCTGATTCAGGCATCTCGAATTCGGCCAGAAAGAGACATTTACAGCAGTGA